The proteins below are encoded in one region of Saccopteryx leptura isolate mSacLep1 chromosome 1, mSacLep1_pri_phased_curated, whole genome shotgun sequence:
- the RABL2B gene encoding rab-like protein 2B isoform X3 codes for MAGDKARPCELDQEKYDADDNVKIICLGDSAVGKSKLMERFLMDGFQPQQLSTYALNLFKHTAMVDGKTVLVADIKMTQKSFAFTKKYSLPLYFVSAADGTNVVKLFNDAIRSAVSYKQNSQDFMDEVLQELENFDLEQKEKDLPDQEQHGGTESPCPP; via the exons ATGGCTGGGGATAAAGCCAGACCCTGTGAGCTGGACCAAGAGAAATATGATGCTGATGACAATGTGAAGATCATCTGCCTGGGAGACAGTGCTGTGGGCAAGTCCAA ACTCATGGAGAGATTTCTCATGGATGGATT TCAGCCCCAGCAGCTGTCCACGTACGCCCTGAACCTGTTCAAGCACACGGCCATGGTGGACGGCAAGACCGTGCTTGTGG CAGACATAAAGATGACCCAAAAAAGCTTCGCTTTTACCAAGAAGTACTCCCTACCCCTGTACTTCGTCTCAGCTGCTGACGGCACCAACGTTGTGAAG ctcttcAATGATGCAATTCGATCAGCTGTGTCTTACAAACAGAATTCCCAGGACTTCATGGATGAGGTTTTGCAGGAGCTTGAG AACTTTGACTTGGAGCAGAAGGAGAAGGACCTGCCAGACCAAGAACAGCACGGCGGCACCGAGAGCCCGTGTCCCCCCTGA
- the RABL2B gene encoding rab-like protein 2B isoform X2 produces MAGDKARPCELDQEKYDADDNVKIICLGDSAVGKSKLMERFLMDGFQPQQLSTYALNLFKHTAMVDGKTVLVDFWDTAGQERFQSMHASYYHKAHACILVFDVQRKVTYRNLPTWYTELREFRPEIPCLVVANKIDDIKMTQKSFAFTKKYSLPLYFVSAADGTNVVKLFNDAIRSAVSYKQNSQDFMDEVLQELENFDLEQKEKDLPDQEQHGGTESPCPP; encoded by the exons ATGGCTGGGGATAAAGCCAGACCCTGTGAGCTGGACCAAGAGAAATATGATGCTGATGACAATGTGAAGATCATCTGCCTGGGAGACAGTGCTGTGGGCAAGTCCAA ACTCATGGAGAGATTTCTCATGGATGGATT TCAGCCCCAGCAGCTGTCCACGTACGCCCTGAACCTGTTCAAGCACACGGCCATGGTGGACGGCAAGACCGTGCTTGTGG ACTTTTGGGACACAGCAGGCCAGGAGCGGTTCCAGAGTATGCACGCCTCCTACTACCACAAGGCCCACGCCTGCATCCTG GTGTTTGATGTGCAGAGGAAAGTCACCTACAGGAACCTGCCCACCTGGTACACAGAGCTTCGGGAGTTCAGACCAGAGATCCCATGCCTTGTGGTGGCCAACAAAATTGATG ACATAAAGATGACCCAAAAAAGCTTCGCTTTTACCAAGAAGTACTCCCTACCCCTGTACTTCGTCTCAGCTGCTGACGGCACCAACGTTGTGAAG ctcttcAATGATGCAATTCGATCAGCTGTGTCTTACAAACAGAATTCCCAGGACTTCATGGATGAGGTTTTGCAGGAGCTTGAG AACTTTGACTTGGAGCAGAAGGAGAAGGACCTGCCAGACCAAGAACAGCACGGCGGCACCGAGAGCCCGTGTCCCCCCTGA
- the RABL2B gene encoding rab-like protein 2B isoform X1 gives MAGDKARPCELDQEKYDADDNVKIICLGDSAVGKSKLMERFLMDGFQPQQLSTYALNLFKHTAMVDGKTVLVDFWDTAGQERFQSMHASYYHKAHACILVFDVQRKVTYRNLPTWYTELREFRPEIPCLVVANKIDADIKMTQKSFAFTKKYSLPLYFVSAADGTNVVKLFNDAIRSAVSYKQNSQDFMDEVLQELENFDLEQKEKDLPDQEQHGGTESPCPP, from the exons ATGGCTGGGGATAAAGCCAGACCCTGTGAGCTGGACCAAGAGAAATATGATGCTGATGACAATGTGAAGATCATCTGCCTGGGAGACAGTGCTGTGGGCAAGTCCAA ACTCATGGAGAGATTTCTCATGGATGGATT TCAGCCCCAGCAGCTGTCCACGTACGCCCTGAACCTGTTCAAGCACACGGCCATGGTGGACGGCAAGACCGTGCTTGTGG ACTTTTGGGACACAGCAGGCCAGGAGCGGTTCCAGAGTATGCACGCCTCCTACTACCACAAGGCCCACGCCTGCATCCTG GTGTTTGATGTGCAGAGGAAAGTCACCTACAGGAACCTGCCCACCTGGTACACAGAGCTTCGGGAGTTCAGACCAGAGATCCCATGCCTTGTGGTGGCCAACAAAATTGATG CAGACATAAAGATGACCCAAAAAAGCTTCGCTTTTACCAAGAAGTACTCCCTACCCCTGTACTTCGTCTCAGCTGCTGACGGCACCAACGTTGTGAAG ctcttcAATGATGCAATTCGATCAGCTGTGTCTTACAAACAGAATTCCCAGGACTTCATGGATGAGGTTTTGCAGGAGCTTGAG AACTTTGACTTGGAGCAGAAGGAGAAGGACCTGCCAGACCAAGAACAGCACGGCGGCACCGAGAGCCCGTGTCCCCCCTGA